The following are from one region of the Odontesthes bonariensis isolate fOdoBon6 chromosome 12, fOdoBon6.hap1, whole genome shotgun sequence genome:
- the tnfsf11 gene encoding tumor necrosis factor ligand superfamily member 11, with product MAATHSEYRAYLRNAVDIEAGQHRFHPVQNSESTYRPLLFGTLAVMGLLQVASSVAILLHLTGYLQEVDLSTTPHRPIEEVQTEPVLNAQKDPRKNRKYKTKENLPSAHLPIKVNQTFSKKLDVSNIEWDEIHGNLRRMSYQRGRLLVMESGFYYVYAKTCFRYYGFPGSGVSSQTGIPPVDVSNIQLIQYVYHESIKQNSMAAQLMKTGSTMRLNDTSYNMYCAQQGQGVRLVEGDALFVKVSNAWMLDQAADGTYFGAIKLGN from the exons ATGGCAGCTACGCACAGCGAGTACAGAGCCTACCTGCGGAACGCCGTCGACATCGAGGCGGGGCAGCACCGCTTCCACCCGGTGCAGAACTCGGAGAGCACTTACCGGCCTCTTCTATTCGGGACCCTCGCTGTTATGGGATTGCTTCAGGTGGCCTCCAGCGTGGCGATCCTACTGCACCTGACAGGTTATCTGCAAGAG GTGGATTTGTCTACAACCCCGCATCGGCCCATAGAG gAGGTACAGACTGAGCCAGTGCTAAACGCACAGAAAGATCCGCGGAAAAACAGGAAGTACAAAACTAAAGAAAACCTGCCATCAGCCCATCTACCAATTAAAGTGAACCAGACCTTCTCTAAGA AGCTTGATGTAAGCAACATCGAATGGGATGAGATACATGGCAACCTTCGCAGAATGAGCTACCAGAGGGGAAGACTGCTGGTTATGGAGTCAGGTTTCTACTATGTATATGCTAAAACCTGCTTCCGTTACTACGGGTTTCCAGGTTCAGGAGTCAGCAGTCAGACTGGGATCCCCCCAGTGGATGTTAGCAACATCCAGCTCATCCAGTATGTCTACCACGAGAGCATtaaacagaacagcatggctgCACAACTGATGAAGACGGGCAGCACCATGCGCTTAAATGACACGAGCTATAACATGTACTGCGCCCAGCAGGGTCAAGGGGTGCGCTTGGTCGAGGGAGATGCCTTGTTTGTCAAAGTGTCCAATGCTTGGATGCTGGACCAGGCGGCAGATGGGACGTATTTTGGGGCCATAAAGTTGGGTAACTGA